From a region of the Castanea sativa cultivar Marrone di Chiusa Pesio chromosome 10, ASM4071231v1 genome:
- the LOC142613741 gene encoding serine/arginine-rich splicing factor SR30 isoform X1 — translation MSSRASRTLYVGNLPADIREREVEDLFYKFGRIAHIDLKVPPRPPGYAFVEFEDPQDAEDAIRNRDGYDFDGHRLRVELAHGGRGHSSSRDRYSSYSSGRSGRGGVSRRSEFRVLVSGLPPSASWQDLKDHMRQAGDVCFSQVFRDGNGTTGIVDYANYEDMKYALKKLDDSEFRNAFSRAYVRVREYDSRRDSSRSPSRGRSYSRGRSYSRSRSRGRSLSKSPKTKPSRRSPVKSRSRSASRSRSASKPRSLSGSRSRSRSPLPSRPKRMSKSPKKRSPSRSPSRSRSRSKSLSR, via the exons ATGAGTAGCCGTGCGAGTCGAACCCTCTATGTGGGTAATCTTCCAGCTGATATTCGTGAAAGAGAAGTGGAGGATTTGTTTTACAAG TTTGGACGCATAGCTCACATTGATCTGAAGGTCCCGCCAAGGCCCCCGGGTTATGCATTTGTTGAG TTTGAAGATCCTCAAGATGCTGAAGATGCTATTCGCAACCGTGATGGCTATGATTTTGATGGGCATCGGCTACGG GTGGAACTTGCACATGGTGGCCGGGGACATTCATCATCAAGAGATCGCTATAGTAGTTATAGCAGTGGTCGGAGTGGACGTGGTGGAGTATCTAGGCGCTCTGAATTTCGTG TTCTTGTTAGTGGATTGCCTCCTTCTGCTTCATGGCAAGACCTTAAG GATCACATGCGACAAGCTGGGGATGTTTGTTTTTCCCAAGTTTTCCGTGACGGTAATG GCACAACAGGGATTGTGGATTATGCAAACTATGAAGACATGAAGTATGCA CTAAAAAAACTTGATGATTCTGAGTTCCGGAATGCATTTTCTCGGGCATATGTTCGA GTTAGGGAATATGATTCGAGGAGGGATTCCTCCAGGAGCCCCAGTCGTGGTCGATCTTACTCAAGAGGCAGGAGTTACAGCCGTAGTCGTAGTCGGGGCAGGAGCCTGAG CAAGTCTCCAAAAACCAAACCTTCGCGCCGCTCACCTGTCAAATCACGGTCGAGGTCTGCTTCTCGCTCTCGCTCTGCTTCAAAGCCGCGTTCTTTGTCTGG ATCACGATCAAGGTCCAGATCTCCATTGCCTTCG CGTCCAAAACGTATGAGTAAAAGCCCAAAGAAGCGCAGTCCAAGCAGGAGCCCAAGCAGGAGCAGGAGCAGGAGCAAGAGTTTATCCAG GTAA
- the LOC142613741 gene encoding serine/arginine-rich-splicing factor SR34 isoform X2: protein MSSRASRTLYVGNLPADIREREVEDLFYKFGRIAHIDLKVPPRPPGYAFVEFEDPQDAEDAIRNRDGYDFDGHRLRVELAHGGRGHSSSRDRYSSYSSGRSGRGGVSRRSEFRVLVSGLPPSASWQDLKDHMRQAGDVCFSQVFRDGNGTTGIVDYANYEDMKYALKKLDDSEFRNAFSRAYVRVREYDSRRDSSRSPSRGRSYSRGRSYSRSRSRGRSLSKSPKTKPSRRSPVKSRSRSASRSRSASKPRSLSGYGYMQRSGDWILGS from the exons ATGAGTAGCCGTGCGAGTCGAACCCTCTATGTGGGTAATCTTCCAGCTGATATTCGTGAAAGAGAAGTGGAGGATTTGTTTTACAAG TTTGGACGCATAGCTCACATTGATCTGAAGGTCCCGCCAAGGCCCCCGGGTTATGCATTTGTTGAG TTTGAAGATCCTCAAGATGCTGAAGATGCTATTCGCAACCGTGATGGCTATGATTTTGATGGGCATCGGCTACGG GTGGAACTTGCACATGGTGGCCGGGGACATTCATCATCAAGAGATCGCTATAGTAGTTATAGCAGTGGTCGGAGTGGACGTGGTGGAGTATCTAGGCGCTCTGAATTTCGTG TTCTTGTTAGTGGATTGCCTCCTTCTGCTTCATGGCAAGACCTTAAG GATCACATGCGACAAGCTGGGGATGTTTGTTTTTCCCAAGTTTTCCGTGACGGTAATG GCACAACAGGGATTGTGGATTATGCAAACTATGAAGACATGAAGTATGCA CTAAAAAAACTTGATGATTCTGAGTTCCGGAATGCATTTTCTCGGGCATATGTTCGA GTTAGGGAATATGATTCGAGGAGGGATTCCTCCAGGAGCCCCAGTCGTGGTCGATCTTACTCAAGAGGCAGGAGTTACAGCCGTAGTCGTAGTCGGGGCAGGAGCCTGAG CAAGTCTCCAAAAACCAAACCTTCGCGCCGCTCACCTGTCAAATCACGGTCGAGGTCTGCTTCTCGCTCTCGCTCTGCTTCAAAGCCGCGTTCTTTGTCTGG ATATGGATACATGCAGCGAAGTGGGGATTGGATATTAGGATCTTGA
- the LOC142613742 gene encoding NADH dehydrogenase [ubiquinone] iron-sulfur protein 5-B: MASGWGISMNKGRCYDFWIDFSECMSRCREPKDCTLLREDYFECLHHSKEFRRRNRIYKEEQRQLRAASRKGKDGEEGGDKHHH, from the exons atggcGTCAGGTTGGGGAATCTCAATGAACAAAGGCCGATGCTACGATTTCTGGATCGACTTCAGCGAGTGCATGTCTCGTTGCCGTGAGCCCAAGGATTGTACTCTCCTCCGTGAAGACTATTTCGAATGTCTCCACCACTCCAAAGAG TTCCGAAGAAGAAATCGGATCTACAAGGAGGAGCAGCGTCAGCTCCGAGCAGCTTCACGAAAGGGCAAAGATGGTGAAGAGGGTGGTGATAAACATCATCATTAG